A region from the Sandaracinus amylolyticus genome encodes:
- a CDS encoding iron-containing redox enzyme family protein: MHVTEHRRETSADARTSRDELSPDALHKLLSELNARRLRPATPDTPPFFERDHRLAEIEERFLQRERAVIAERARQAPTNADEFVAWFESLEESGPGQHDPLFDWLANDADLPSMRWFLEQELAGEAGFDDLVALTQRKMDVTPKLELARNYWDEMGVGHEDGMHGPMLGRLAQELELDPVKHPIVWESIALGNLLMGLAYNRRYAYHSVGALGAVELTAPGRCVLVERGLARLGLSGAARRYYALHAVIDRKHSERWDRDVIKPLVAKDARLGRWIAEGALMRLEAGRRTFERYKRELGLSF, encoded by the coding sequence ATGCACGTCACCGAGCACCGACGCGAGACCTCCGCCGACGCTCGTACGAGCCGCGACGAGCTCTCGCCCGATGCGCTCCACAAGCTGCTCTCGGAGCTGAACGCGCGGCGCCTGCGCCCCGCGACGCCCGACACGCCGCCCTTCTTCGAGCGCGATCATCGCCTCGCCGAAATCGAAGAGCGCTTCCTGCAGCGCGAGCGCGCGGTGATCGCCGAGCGCGCGCGACAGGCGCCGACGAACGCCGACGAGTTCGTCGCGTGGTTCGAGTCGCTCGAGGAGTCGGGCCCGGGCCAGCACGATCCGCTCTTCGACTGGCTCGCGAACGACGCCGACCTTCCGTCGATGCGCTGGTTCCTCGAGCAGGAGCTCGCGGGCGAAGCGGGCTTCGACGATCTCGTCGCGCTCACGCAGCGCAAGATGGACGTCACGCCGAAGCTCGAGCTCGCGCGCAACTACTGGGACGAGATGGGCGTCGGGCACGAGGACGGGATGCACGGCCCGATGCTCGGCCGTCTCGCGCAGGAGCTCGAGCTCGACCCGGTGAAGCACCCGATCGTGTGGGAGTCGATCGCGCTCGGGAACCTGCTGATGGGCCTCGCGTACAACCGGCGCTACGCGTACCACTCGGTCGGTGCGCTCGGCGCGGTGGAGCTGACGGCGCCGGGTCGCTGCGTGCTCGTCGAGCGCGGGCTCGCGCGGCTCGGTCTCAGCGGCGCGGCGCGTCGCTACTACGCGCTGCACGCGGTGATCGATCGCAAGCACTCGGAGCGCTGGGATCGCGACGTGATCAAGCCGCTGGTCGCGAAGGACGCGCGCCTCGGGCGGTGGATCGCAGAGGGCGCGCTGATGCGGCTCGAGGCGGGACGCCGGACGTTCGAGCGATACAAGCGCGAGCTCGGTCTCTCGTTCTGA
- a CDS encoding dimethylarginine dimethylaminohydrolase family protein, with translation MQRFFVSDVHDASAPPDDPRAAYCVAWKINPHMQVGSTSLDRARVQHDSLVRALVASGADVRRHPFVRGCFDCVFAKDNAVLARTARGRRALLCRPRHAVRAREQAARAQSLARHGYHVDRARHHLEGGDVVRAGGALVLGHGFRSEPGAARELAAWSGLEVLALELVDAHLYHLDTALAALPDGTVLVCPDALAPASLRALHRWRRARRVIEVARDEALRFGLNLVTIGRRVILSKGAPGVERALASLGYEPLSLELDEFHRAGGSAACLVAEEHRFEAARSSDAA, from the coding sequence ATGCAGCGCTTCTTCGTCAGCGACGTCCACGACGCGAGCGCGCCTCCGGACGACCCGCGCGCCGCGTACTGCGTCGCCTGGAAGATCAACCCGCACATGCAGGTGGGCAGCACCTCGCTCGATCGCGCGCGCGTCCAGCACGACTCGCTGGTGCGCGCCCTCGTCGCGAGCGGGGCAGACGTGCGACGACACCCGTTCGTGCGCGGCTGTTTCGATTGTGTGTTCGCGAAGGACAACGCCGTCCTCGCACGTACTGCGCGTGGCCGCCGCGCGCTCTTGTGCCGTCCGCGCCACGCCGTGCGCGCGCGCGAGCAGGCTGCGCGCGCCCAGTCGCTGGCGCGCCACGGCTACCACGTCGATCGCGCGCGCCATCACCTCGAGGGCGGCGACGTCGTGCGCGCGGGCGGGGCGCTGGTGCTCGGCCACGGGTTCCGCAGCGAGCCGGGCGCGGCGCGCGAGCTCGCGGCGTGGAGCGGGCTCGAGGTGCTCGCGCTCGAGCTCGTCGACGCGCACCTCTATCACCTCGACACCGCGCTCGCGGCGCTGCCCGACGGGACGGTGCTGGTGTGCCCCGACGCGCTCGCGCCGGCGAGCCTCCGCGCGCTGCATCGATGGCGGCGCGCGCGGCGCGTGATCGAGGTCGCGCGCGACGAGGCGCTGCGCTTCGGGCTCAACCTCGTGACGATCGGCCGGCGCGTGATCCTCTCGAAGGGCGCGCCGGGCGTGGAGCGGGCGCTCGCGTCGCTCGGGTACGAGCCGCTCTCGCTGGAGCTCGACGAATTCCATCGCGCGGGCGGCAGCGCCGCGTGCCTCGTCGCCGAGGAGCATCGCTTCGAGGCCGCGCGCTCCTCCGACGCCGCGTGA
- a CDS encoding DUF6463 family protein, with translation MDHTLPYGTNVAAPPRVTVGGLLLAISAVHQIVGVVLGAAPLLDIARGGVLDAVEGDFARVSIAWFLLFGFALALAGALARSIERRGIALPRSFAVGLAALCALGIVLMPVSGFWLGLVPAWLAWRRAAP, from the coding sequence ATGGACCATACGCTACCGTACGGAACGAACGTCGCTGCTCCACCCCGCGTCACCGTCGGCGGTCTGCTCCTCGCGATCTCCGCGGTCCACCAGATCGTCGGCGTCGTGCTGGGCGCCGCGCCGCTGCTGGACATCGCGCGCGGAGGCGTGCTCGACGCGGTCGAGGGCGACTTCGCGCGGGTCTCGATCGCGTGGTTCCTGCTCTTCGGCTTCGCGCTCGCGCTCGCCGGCGCGCTCGCGCGCTCGATCGAACGGCGCGGCATCGCGCTGCCGCGCTCGTTCGCGGTCGGCCTCGCCGCGCTGTGCGCGCTCGGGATCGTGCTGATGCCGGTGTCGGGCTTCTGGCTCGGGCTCGTGCCGGCGTGGCTCGCGTGGCGCCGCGCCGCGCCGTGA
- a CDS encoding TetR/AcrR family transcriptional regulator encodes MSSSRTILGKQQWAEAALRAVARGGIAAVAVEPLARELGVTKGSFYWHFENVDALVRETIAHWEELATTRVIEELERIDDPAERLRTLLRVALDRTEHLQAEAAIAAAAGSGDARVQPGYARVSERRLAYVERSMRELGLRGADAKQRAFALFALYVGTASLVGAGVGPIESERALRAYVRGVSALLLP; translated from the coding sequence ATGTCGAGCAGCAGGACGATCCTCGGGAAGCAGCAGTGGGCGGAGGCGGCGCTCCGGGCGGTCGCGCGGGGTGGCATCGCCGCGGTCGCGGTCGAGCCGCTCGCGCGCGAGCTCGGCGTGACGAAGGGCAGCTTCTACTGGCACTTCGAGAACGTCGACGCGCTGGTGCGCGAGACGATCGCGCACTGGGAAGAGCTCGCGACGACGCGGGTGATCGAGGAGCTCGAGCGGATCGACGATCCCGCCGAGCGCCTCCGCACGCTGCTCCGCGTCGCGCTCGATCGCACCGAGCACCTCCAGGCCGAGGCCGCGATCGCTGCCGCGGCAGGCTCCGGCGATGCGCGCGTGCAGCCCGGCTACGCGCGGGTGAGCGAGCGACGTCTCGCCTACGTCGAGCGGTCGATGCGCGAGCTCGGGCTGCGCGGCGCCGATGCGAAGCAGCGCGCGTTCGCGCTCTTCGCGCTCTACGTCGGCACGGCGAGCCTGGTGGGAGCGGGCGTCGGACCGATCGAGAGCGAGCGCGCGCTGCGCGCCTACGTGCGCGGGGTCTCGGCGCTGCTCCTGCCCTGA
- a CDS encoding RtcB family protein, whose product MTTTSDEPRFLTLETPGVPVKAWIDGVPIEKDAELQLRKTAMLPFVHSHLAVMPDVHVGVGATVGTVIPTKGAIVPAAVGVDIGCGMIATRTSLVASDLPDSLSNVRSAIEKAVPHGRADFTSGTKGLPSNNAKVWRDVLEPRWKTIAKKHPKIAKGSTAEQLGTLGGGNHFVEICLDESQRVWIVLHSGSRGVGNRTGKYFIEIARREMERLEVRLPDYDLAYLEEGTGHFEDYREAVGWAQDYAAWNRRLMMEATLRALKQSGEIAKNFTCDEDAVNCHHNYVAREEHFGAEVWVTRKGAVRAGLGELGIIPGSMGAKSFIVRGKGNPESFCSCSHGAGRKMSRSAAKRAFTVDDHRRATEGVECRKDDGVIDETPMAYKDIDAVMAAQSDLVEIVHTLKQVVCVKG is encoded by the coding sequence ATGACGACGACGAGCGACGAGCCTCGCTTCTTGACCCTCGAGACCCCCGGCGTGCCGGTGAAGGCGTGGATCGACGGGGTCCCGATCGAGAAGGACGCGGAGCTCCAGCTCCGCAAGACCGCGATGCTGCCGTTCGTGCACTCGCACCTCGCGGTGATGCCCGACGTGCACGTCGGTGTCGGCGCGACGGTCGGCACCGTGATCCCGACCAAGGGCGCGATCGTGCCCGCCGCGGTCGGCGTCGACATCGGCTGCGGGATGATCGCGACCCGCACCTCGCTCGTCGCGAGCGATCTGCCGGACTCGCTCTCGAACGTGCGCAGCGCGATCGAGAAGGCGGTGCCTCACGGCCGCGCGGACTTCACGAGCGGCACCAAGGGCCTTCCGTCGAACAACGCGAAGGTGTGGCGCGACGTGCTCGAGCCGCGCTGGAAGACGATCGCGAAGAAGCACCCGAAGATCGCGAAGGGCTCCACCGCGGAGCAGCTCGGCACGCTCGGCGGCGGAAACCACTTCGTCGAGATCTGCCTCGACGAGTCGCAGCGCGTGTGGATCGTCCTGCACTCCGGCTCGCGCGGCGTGGGCAACCGCACCGGGAAGTACTTCATCGAGATCGCGCGCAGGGAGATGGAGCGCCTCGAGGTGCGCCTTCCCGACTACGACCTCGCGTACCTCGAGGAGGGCACCGGGCACTTCGAGGACTATCGCGAGGCGGTCGGCTGGGCGCAGGACTACGCCGCGTGGAACCGCCGCTTGATGATGGAGGCGACCCTTCGTGCGCTGAAGCAGAGCGGCGAGATCGCGAAGAACTTCACGTGCGACGAGGACGCGGTGAACTGCCACCACAACTACGTCGCGCGCGAGGAGCACTTCGGCGCGGAGGTGTGGGTCACGCGCAAGGGCGCGGTGCGCGCGGGGCTCGGTGAGCTCGGCATCATCCCGGGCTCGATGGGCGCCAAGAGCTTCATCGTGCGCGGCAAGGGCAACCCCGAGTCGTTCTGCTCGTGCAGCCACGGTGCGGGTCGCAAGATGAGCCGCAGCGCGGCGAAGCGCGCGTTCACGGTCGACGATCACCGCCGCGCGACCGAGGGCGTCGAGTGCCGCAAGGACGATGGCGTCATCGACGAGACGCCGATGGCCTACAAGGACATCGACGCGGTGATGGCGGCGCAGAGCGATCTCGTCGAGATCGTGCACACGCTGAAGCAGGTCGTCTGCGTGAAGGGCTGA
- a CDS encoding EB domain-containing protein: MGARFVAPSGASPARTRSGGCMRGRVVWAIAALLGASSALIGCGGKECGEGTVAMGDTCVPASTITCGEGTTLDEETGECVADVQCATGTVPRDGECVPDGSVICTGNTTFDATSGTCVLDPSACAEGTVLVEGECVAYDDSLTPDVSEGAEPNDALFFEGDPTLFETPATGETRTLGGCITPADFDEDDVADVDVDTFAFQVTAPGLYDVRAEGLNGLSAAFLVFGTAESLGGWYRLGIDLTNDSAQRQIWLPTAGTYIISVLDSRSLALDALADEGPAFARPVGGEDTCYFVSVEALETPAPTTIEPGTRMGTLGDPQFFRIAATEKTFFDALLEAPSASAQPAIVIQEDGDVHAATALSPGVQGFSEVVESGEAVTIVVDHSYNYAIEPVEHTLIVTANGEANGDVTITHRNEQYSYLFFEGAAGEIVHLTHAGETPIAIEAINSDVTLFLAQTCSIGAPCADSETWIQLTQTGRNIVRVYNPEGTAGDTYDVTFAAERIVPTAAAAGTPATLTLADGWAFATIETAGVEWGELELGDLTGAGFTEADVQIFARDEEGSLALVDFDGFVSPIEEATETTSLARIWLPSQPGQVLVAVRDAAGFDGDETAALTFRERVREDITFTTGTTETRADVTVPASELLYYLVRAPAAGTVTVEVTGAGTADVAIAQLSREDDAVEVADATGEGGVETLESVVPSSGWLAYAIIASEGDVLDIEITNVLPPYSVGESTRTFADICTDETTVLDEDDALTDAIALSTFTGFQYFGEEVTEMVVSTNGWITFDGTYAGNSRITLGATSAPSAVVAPFAGDLVTRVCVRQAAAETIIQWSGETFGFPPIIPIETIEMQAILLQSGAIEFVYGPGHGAEARPTAIGLEAPTPGVVIGGDATRAIAGSAMRFTPN, translated from the coding sequence GTGGGCGCGCGCTTCGTCGCGCCATCGGGAGCCTCTCCTGCGCGAACCCGTTCGGGAGGTTGTATGAGAGGCAGAGTTGTTTGGGCGATCGCCGCCCTCCTCGGCGCGTCGAGCGCGCTGATCGGCTGCGGTGGCAAGGAGTGCGGCGAGGGCACCGTCGCGATGGGCGACACATGCGTGCCCGCGTCCACGATCACCTGTGGCGAAGGCACGACGCTCGACGAGGAGACCGGCGAGTGCGTGGCCGACGTGCAGTGCGCGACGGGCACCGTCCCGCGCGATGGCGAGTGCGTGCCCGATGGCAGCGTGATCTGCACGGGCAACACGACTTTCGATGCGACGAGCGGTACGTGCGTGCTCGATCCCAGCGCGTGCGCCGAGGGCACCGTGCTCGTCGAGGGCGAGTGCGTCGCGTACGACGACTCGCTCACGCCCGACGTCAGCGAGGGCGCGGAGCCCAACGACGCGCTGTTCTTCGAGGGCGATCCGACGCTCTTCGAGACGCCCGCGACCGGCGAGACGCGCACGCTCGGCGGCTGCATCACGCCCGCCGACTTCGACGAGGACGACGTCGCCGACGTCGACGTCGACACCTTCGCCTTCCAGGTGACCGCGCCTGGCCTCTACGACGTGCGCGCCGAAGGGCTGAACGGCCTCAGCGCCGCGTTCCTCGTGTTCGGCACGGCCGAGTCGCTCGGCGGTTGGTACCGCCTCGGCATCGACCTCACGAACGACAGCGCGCAGCGCCAGATCTGGCTGCCGACGGCGGGCACGTACATCATCTCGGTGCTCGACAGCCGCTCGCTCGCGCTCGACGCGCTCGCCGACGAGGGCCCCGCTTTCGCCCGCCCGGTCGGCGGCGAGGACACCTGCTACTTCGTGTCGGTCGAGGCGCTCGAGACGCCCGCGCCGACGACGATCGAGCCCGGCACGCGCATGGGCACGCTCGGTGATCCGCAGTTCTTCCGCATCGCCGCGACGGAGAAGACGTTCTTCGACGCGCTGCTCGAGGCGCCGAGCGCGTCGGCCCAGCCCGCGATCGTCATCCAGGAGGATGGCGACGTCCACGCGGCGACTGCGCTCAGCCCCGGCGTGCAGGGCTTCTCGGAGGTCGTCGAGTCGGGCGAGGCGGTGACCATCGTCGTCGACCACTCCTACAACTACGCCATCGAGCCCGTCGAGCACACGCTGATCGTCACCGCGAACGGCGAGGCAAACGGCGACGTCACGATCACGCACCGCAACGAGCAGTACTCGTACCTGTTCTTCGAGGGCGCGGCCGGCGAGATCGTGCACCTAACGCACGCGGGCGAGACGCCGATCGCGATCGAGGCGATCAACTCCGACGTGACGCTGTTCCTCGCGCAGACGTGCAGCATCGGCGCGCCGTGCGCGGATTCGGAGACCTGGATCCAGCTCACCCAGACCGGCCGCAACATCGTCCGCGTCTACAATCCCGAGGGCACTGCGGGCGACACGTACGACGTGACGTTCGCGGCCGAGCGCATCGTCCCGACCGCGGCCGCCGCGGGCACGCCGGCGACGCTGACGCTCGCCGACGGCTGGGCGTTCGCGACGATCGAGACCGCGGGTGTCGAGTGGGGCGAGCTCGAGCTCGGTGATCTCACGGGTGCCGGGTTCACCGAGGCCGACGTGCAGATCTTCGCGCGCGACGAGGAGGGCTCGCTCGCGCTCGTCGATTTCGACGGCTTCGTGTCGCCGATCGAAGAGGCGACGGAGACGACGTCGCTCGCGCGCATCTGGCTTCCGAGCCAGCCCGGTCAGGTGCTGGTCGCCGTGCGCGACGCCGCCGGCTTCGACGGCGACGAGACCGCGGCGCTCACGTTCCGCGAGCGCGTGCGCGAGGACATCACCTTCACGACGGGCACGACCGAGACCCGCGCGGACGTGACCGTTCCCGCGAGCGAGCTGCTCTACTACCTCGTGCGCGCGCCCGCCGCGGGCACCGTGACCGTCGAGGTCACGGGCGCCGGCACCGCCGACGTCGCGATCGCGCAGCTCTCGCGCGAGGACGACGCCGTCGAGGTCGCGGACGCGACGGGCGAAGGCGGCGTCGAGACGCTCGAGAGCGTCGTCCCGTCGTCGGGCTGGCTCGCGTACGCGATCATCGCGTCCGAGGGTGACGTGCTCGACATCGAGATCACGAACGTGCTGCCGCCCTACAGCGTCGGCGAGTCGACCCGCACGTTCGCGGACATCTGCACCGACGAGACGACCGTTCTCGACGAGGACGACGCGCTGACCGACGCGATCGCGCTCAGCACGTTCACGGGCTTCCAGTACTTCGGCGAAGAGGTGACCGAGATGGTCGTTTCGACGAACGGCTGGATCACGTTCGACGGAACGTACGCCGGCAACTCGAGGATCACGTTGGGCGCGACGAGCGCACCGAGCGCGGTGGTCGCGCCGTTCGCGGGCGACCTCGTCACGCGCGTCTGTGTGCGGCAGGCGGCGGCCGAGACGATCATCCAGTGGTCGGGCGAGACCTTCGGCTTCCCGCCGATCATCCCGATCGAGACGATCGAGATGCAGGCCATCCTGCTCCAGAGCGGCGCGATCGAGTTCGTGTACGGCCCCGGTCACGGCGCGGAAGCGCGGCCGACCGCGATCGGCCTCGAGGCGCCGACGCCGGGCGTCGTCATCGGCGGCGATGCGACGCGCGCCATCGCGGGCTCCGCGATGCGCTTCACGCCGAACTGA